One part of the Marinobacter sp. M3C genome encodes these proteins:
- a CDS encoding c-type cytochrome — protein MTKTMRGASFLLATFGFGALNVSVVIAAGDLDRGKIIATQGNGAGALACVACHGPDGKGNDAAGFPSIAGLNAEYLGKQLHDYAGGLRKNAIMQPFAKALTEDDIQSVTVYYQSLKPMVFSITQQAPAEDNQGEWLAMRGDWNNDIPACNQCHGPNGMGVGSSFPALLGQHAGYLKTQLDAWRSGSRDNDPNHLMRGIAQRLSEQQISAVTEYYATLPEQLAAQSKQEESR, from the coding sequence ATGACGAAAACGATGAGAGGGGCTTCATTTTTGCTCGCAACCTTCGGTTTCGGTGCGCTGAATGTAAGTGTTGTGATTGCAGCGGGTGACCTGGATCGAGGTAAAATCATTGCCACTCAGGGCAATGGTGCTGGCGCTTTGGCGTGTGTGGCTTGTCATGGCCCGGATGGGAAAGGTAATGACGCAGCCGGCTTTCCGAGTATCGCCGGGCTTAATGCCGAATATTTGGGCAAGCAATTGCACGATTACGCTGGCGGACTGCGAAAAAACGCCATCATGCAGCCCTTTGCAAAGGCACTGACAGAAGACGACATCCAAAGTGTGACAGTCTATTACCAGAGTCTCAAGCCAATGGTTTTTTCCATTACCCAGCAAGCGCCTGCTGAAGATAATCAAGGCGAATGGCTGGCCATGCGGGGTGACTGGAACAACGACATACCAGCGTGTAACCAATGCCACGGCCCCAACGGTATGGGGGTCGGGAGTTCGTTTCCGGCCCTTTTAGGCCAGCATGCCGGTTATCTGAAAACGCAATTGGATGCCTGGCGCAGTGGCAGTCGTGATAATGATCCCAATCACCTGATGAGGGGTATTGCGCAGCGCCTGAGCGAACAACAGATCAGTGCTGTCACCGAATATTATGCAACTCTGCCTGAGCAACTGGCTGCGCAGTCCAAGCAAGAGGAGAGCCGCTGA
- a CDS encoding c-type cytochrome — MMSLWKSSLLVVGSAFFVFAAPAFIQAAEPKVDYQKPLPAAPPGEATFQPPQERDIPDSPYGDMVRYGRDLFVNTQQLRGKYVFNGQNCVNCHLDAGRHASAAPMWAAFGMYPAYRSKNDKVNTLTERLQGCITYSMNGVAPAQGDPTLVAMETYFHWLSTGAPINQALPGRGYLKLETPEGGHDRERGAAVYIEQCAICHGENGEGQKVAGQVVFPPLWGDGAYNWGAGMHRVNTAAGFIKANMPLGKPNSLSDQEAWDVAAFVNSHERPQDPRRRQQSSLDVTASTFHNHDGFYGKSVNDKRLGDHDNYGENPGVASQ; from the coding sequence CTGATGAGCCTTTGGAAATCGTCCCTGCTCGTAGTTGGTAGTGCTTTTTTTGTCTTTGCCGCACCTGCATTCATTCAGGCCGCAGAGCCAAAAGTGGATTACCAGAAACCATTACCCGCCGCACCCCCCGGTGAGGCGACGTTTCAGCCACCGCAAGAGCGGGATATTCCAGACTCTCCCTACGGCGACATGGTTCGTTATGGACGTGATCTATTTGTAAACACCCAGCAGTTGCGTGGCAAGTATGTGTTCAATGGCCAAAACTGCGTTAACTGCCACCTGGATGCCGGGCGACATGCCAGCGCTGCGCCGATGTGGGCGGCATTCGGTATGTACCCTGCCTATCGCAGCAAGAACGACAAAGTGAATACTCTGACAGAGCGACTTCAAGGCTGCATCACCTATTCCATGAACGGCGTGGCGCCCGCGCAAGGTGACCCCACTCTCGTCGCCATGGAAACCTATTTTCATTGGTTATCAACCGGCGCGCCTATTAACCAGGCTCTGCCAGGCCGTGGTTACCTCAAGCTTGAAACGCCAGAAGGTGGCCATGACCGAGAACGTGGCGCTGCGGTTTATATCGAGCAGTGCGCCATATGCCATGGTGAAAACGGGGAAGGGCAAAAGGTAGCAGGGCAGGTTGTTTTTCCACCTTTGTGGGGCGATGGCGCCTATAACTGGGGCGCGGGCATGCACCGGGTGAATACGGCAGCCGGCTTTATAAAAGCCAACATGCCACTGGGCAAGCCCAACTCCCTGAGCGATCAGGAGGCTTGGGATGTGGCAGCGTTTGTTAACAGTCACGAACGCCCTCAAGACCCACGTCGCCGGCAGCAGAGCTCACTGGATGTAACCGCAAGCACCTTTCATAACCACGATGGCTTTTACGGAAAGTCCGTAAACGACAAACGCCTGGGTGATCACGACAACTACGGTGAAAACCCTGGGGTTGCCAGCCAGTAA
- a CDS encoding SMR family transporter codes for MKNWLFLGVAIIAEVIATSSLKPSEGFTKVLPSLMVVIGYGVAFYFLSLTLKTIPVGIAYAIWSGSGIVLISMIGWLALGQKLDMASVFGMGLIVAGVVVINVFSNATAH; via the coding sequence ATGAAAAACTGGCTGTTTCTGGGCGTCGCTATTATTGCGGAAGTGATCGCAACTTCAAGCCTGAAGCCGAGCGAAGGCTTTACCAAAGTGCTCCCAAGCTTGATGGTGGTTATCGGATACGGCGTTGCATTCTATTTTCTGTCACTGACCCTGAAAACGATTCCTGTGGGCATAGCTTATGCCATCTGGTCTGGCTCAGGAATTGTTCTGATATCAATGATCGGCTGGTTGGCGCTTGGTCAGAAATTAGACATGGCGAGCGTGTTCGGCATGGGGCTGATTGTGGCTGGCGTTGTTGTTATTAACGTGTTTTCCAACGCAACTGCGCATTAA
- a CDS encoding CopD family protein, whose product MGLAIALHALSAVIWVGGMFFAYMAMRPAVGEVIEAGQRGELWCQTLTRFFRWVWLAIVLLLITGYWMIFKGFGGMAGAGWHIHAMQTLGLIMMLLFFHLYFAPFRRLKLAVAASDSQEGGRQVGKIRRLVGINLIIGLVVVAIGSAGRYL is encoded by the coding sequence ATGGGTCTGGCTATTGCGTTGCATGCGTTATCCGCCGTTATTTGGGTTGGCGGTATGTTTTTTGCCTACATGGCGATGCGCCCGGCCGTGGGTGAGGTGATTGAAGCGGGACAGCGTGGTGAACTTTGGTGTCAAACGCTTACGCGGTTTTTCCGTTGGGTTTGGTTGGCGATCGTGCTCTTGCTGATCACCGGGTACTGGATGATTTTCAAGGGATTTGGTGGCATGGCAGGAGCAGGGTGGCACATACATGCCATGCAGACGCTAGGCCTGATCATGATGTTGTTGTTTTTTCACCTCTACTTCGCCCCGTTCCGCCGTTTGAAACTGGCCGTTGCCGCCAGCGACTCGCAAGAAGGCGGGCGTCAGGTCGGCAAAATTCGCCGGCTCGTTGGCATTAATCTGATTATTGGCCTGGTGGTGGTGGCTATCGGTTCTGCCGGGCGCTACCTGTAA